CGCACCCGTGATCCGACGGGCCGCGGTGAGAACTGGTCAGGAGTACCCTGTGGCTCACCGCTTTCTGAAGGTGGTCGCCGTGGCCGCGACCACGATTGTGGCGGCCGTTCTGCTCGTCGCCGCACCGGCCGGTGCGACACCCCCGAACATTCCCTCGGCCAGCACGGCCCTGACCCGGCTGAACTCGCTGACGGTCGCGGCCGAATCGCATGCGTCGACCTATGATCGTGACCTTTTCCCGCACTGGATCACCATCAGCGGCGCCTGCGACACCCGGGAGCAGGTGCTTAAGCGCGACGGTACCGGAGTGGTCGTGAACAGCAGCTGCGCCGCGACCTCTGGCTCGTGGTACAGCCCGTACGACGGCGCCACCTGGACGGCCGCGGCCGACGTGGACATCGACCACATGGTCCCGCTCGCCGA
This portion of the Parafrankia discariae genome encodes:
- a CDS encoding HNH endonuclease family protein, which codes for MAHRFLKVVAVAATTIVAAVLLVAAPAGATPPNIPSASTALTRLNSLTVAAESHASTYDRDLFPHWITISGACDTREQVLKRDGTGVVVNSSCAATSGSWYSPYDGATWTAAADVDIDHMVPLAEAWASGAWAWTTAQRQTYANDLGGPELWAVTDNVNQSKSDKDPAEWQPSLASFRCTYARAWIQVKYYYSLTVDSTEKSALNTMLGTC